In Ensifer canadensis, a genomic segment contains:
- the rpsE gene encoding 30S ribosomal protein S5, whose translation MAQERRGSREDRQNREERDSEFVDKLVAINRVAKVVKGGRRFGFAALVVVGDQKGRVGFGHGKAREVPEAIRKATEAAKRDLIFVPLRGGRTLHHDVHGRHGAGKVLLRSAKAGTGIIAGGPMRAVFETLGVHDVVAKSTGSSNPYNMVRATFDALKNQMHPKDIAAQRGMKYATLQARRVSSGAASEE comes from the coding sequence ATGGCACAGGAAAGAAGGGGTTCTCGCGAAGATCGCCAGAACCGCGAAGAGCGCGACAGCGAATTTGTCGATAAGCTCGTAGCAATTAACCGCGTCGCCAAGGTGGTGAAGGGCGGTCGTCGTTTCGGTTTCGCAGCTCTCGTCGTCGTTGGCGACCAGAAGGGCCGCGTTGGCTTCGGTCATGGCAAGGCGCGCGAAGTGCCGGAAGCCATCCGCAAGGCAACGGAAGCCGCCAAGCGCGATCTGATCTTCGTCCCGCTGCGTGGTGGTCGTACCCTGCATCACGACGTTCACGGCCGTCACGGCGCCGGCAAGGTGCTGCTGCGTTCGGCCAAGGCCGGTACCGGTATCATCGCTGGTGGCCCGATGCGCGCCGTTTTCGAAACGCTCGGCGTTCACGACGTCGTCGCTAAGTCGACCGGTTCGTCGAACCCGTACAACATGGTTCGCGCAACGTTCGACGCCCTCAAGAACCAGATGCACCCGAAGGACATCGCAGCTCAGCGCGGCATGAAGTACGCCACGCTCCAGGCTCGTCGTGTTTCCTCCGGCGCTGCTTCCGAAGAATAA
- the secY gene encoding preprotein translocase subunit SecY has translation MASAAEQLASNLNFSTFAKAEDLKKRLWFTLGALLVYRLGTYIPLPGLNPDAFAQAFQGQSGGILGLFNMFSGGAVERMAIFALGIMPYISASIIVQLMTSVVPALEQLKKEGEQGRKIINQYTRYGTVLLGVMQAYGIAVGLESGNGLVNDPGWFFRISTVISLLGGTMFLMWLGEQITSRGIGNGISLIIFAGIVAHLPTALAGTLELGRTGALSTPLILAIIVMVVAVIALIVFVERAQRRLLIQYPKRQVGNRMFQGDTSHLPLKLNTAGVIPAIFASSLLLLPATLAGFANTAALPGWATSIVSALGHGQPLYMVLYGGMIAFFAFFYTAIVFNPKDTADNLKKHGGFIPGIRPGERTAEYIDYVLTRITVLGAIYLIFVCILPEILIAQTGVPFYLGGTSLLIVVSVTLDTVAQIQGHLIAQQYEGLIKKSKLRGGKRGR, from the coding sequence ATGGCTTCTGCAGCGGAACAGCTCGCCTCGAACCTGAATTTCTCGACTTTCGCCAAGGCGGAAGATCTGAAGAAACGACTGTGGTTCACGCTTGGTGCGCTTTTGGTCTACCGTCTTGGCACCTATATCCCGCTGCCCGGCCTCAACCCGGACGCGTTTGCGCAGGCCTTCCAAGGCCAGAGCGGCGGCATTCTCGGGCTCTTCAACATGTTTTCGGGCGGCGCAGTGGAGCGCATGGCGATCTTCGCGCTCGGCATCATGCCCTATATCTCTGCCTCGATCATCGTTCAGCTGATGACCTCCGTCGTTCCGGCGCTGGAACAGCTGAAGAAAGAAGGCGAGCAGGGTCGCAAGATCATCAATCAGTACACCCGCTACGGCACGGTGCTTCTCGGCGTCATGCAGGCCTATGGCATTGCCGTCGGCCTTGAGAGCGGCAACGGCCTCGTGAACGATCCGGGTTGGTTCTTCCGTATTTCCACGGTTATCTCGCTGCTCGGCGGCACGATGTTCCTGATGTGGCTCGGCGAGCAGATCACATCGCGGGGCATCGGTAACGGCATCTCACTGATCATCTTCGCCGGCATCGTCGCCCATCTGCCGACGGCTCTTGCCGGAACGCTCGAGCTTGGCCGCACCGGTGCGCTTTCGACCCCGTTGATCCTGGCGATCATCGTCATGGTCGTTGCCGTCATCGCGCTCATCGTCTTCGTCGAACGCGCCCAGCGTCGTCTTCTGATCCAGTATCCGAAGCGCCAGGTCGGCAACCGCATGTTCCAGGGCGACACGTCGCACTTGCCGCTGAAGCTCAACACTGCGGGTGTTATCCCGGCGATCTTCGCATCGTCGCTGCTGCTGCTGCCGGCGACGCTTGCTGGTTTTGCCAACACCGCGGCGTTGCCCGGCTGGGCCACATCTATCGTCAGCGCGCTCGGTCACGGCCAGCCGCTCTACATGGTGCTCTACGGCGGCATGATTGCGTTCTTCGCCTTCTTCTACACGGCCATCGTCTTCAATCCGAAGGACACAGCCGACAATCTGAAGAAGCATGGCGGCTTCATTCCGGGCATCCGCCCGGGCGAGCGTACGGCTGAATACATCGACTACGTTCTGACGCGCATCACCGTGCTTGGAGCGATCTACCTGATCTTCGTCTGTATCCTGCCCGAAATCCTCATCGCCCAGACTGGCGTGCCGTTCTACCTTGGTGGTACGTCGCTTTTGATTGTTGTCAGCGTTACCCTTGATACGGTAGCACAGATCCAGGGTCACCTCATCGCTCAGCAGTATGAGGGGCTGATCAAGAAGTCGAAGCTGCGCGGAGGAAAGAGGGGACGATGA
- a CDS encoding DNA-directed RNA polymerase subunit alpha: protein MIQKNWQELIKPNKVEFISSGRTKATLVAEPLERGFGLTLGNALRRVLLSSLRGGAVTAVQIDGVLHEFSSIPGVREDVTDIVLNIKEIAIKMDGDDAKRMVVRKQGPGVVTAGDIQTVGDIEILNPNHVICTLDEGAEIRMEFTVNNGKGYVPADRNRSEDAPIGLIPVDSLYSPVKKVSYKVENTREGQVLDYDKLTMSIETDGSVTGEDAIAFAARILQDQLSVFVNFDEPQKEAEEEAVTELAFNPALLKKVDELELSVRSANCLKNDNIVYIGDLIQKTEAEMLRTPNFGRKSLNEIKEVLASMGLHLGMEVPSWPPENIEDLAKRYEDQY from the coding sequence ATGATCCAGAAAAATTGGCAGGAACTGATCAAGCCGAACAAGGTGGAGTTCATCTCCTCGGGCCGCACCAAGGCAACGTTGGTCGCGGAACCGCTTGAACGCGGCTTTGGTCTGACGCTCGGCAACGCGCTTCGCCGCGTGCTGCTGTCGTCGCTTCGCGGTGGTGCTGTTACCGCGGTGCAGATCGACGGCGTCCTGCACGAGTTCTCCTCTATCCCGGGCGTTCGGGAAGACGTGACGGACATCGTGCTCAACATCAAGGAAATCGCCATCAAGATGGATGGCGACGACGCAAAGCGCATGGTTGTGCGCAAGCAGGGTCCGGGCGTTGTAACCGCCGGTGACATCCAGACGGTTGGCGACATCGAAATCCTCAACCCGAACCATGTGATCTGCACCCTCGACGAGGGCGCTGAAATCCGCATGGAGTTCACCGTCAACAACGGCAAGGGCTACGTTCCGGCTGACCGTAACCGTTCGGAAGATGCTCCGATCGGCCTCATCCCGGTCGACAGCCTGTACTCGCCGGTCAAGAAGGTCTCGTACAAGGTGGAAAACACCCGCGAAGGCCAGGTTCTTGATTATGACAAGCTGACGATGTCCATCGAGACGGACGGCTCCGTCACCGGTGAAGATGCGATCGCGTTTGCGGCCCGCATCCTTCAGGACCAGCTGTCGGTTTTCGTCAACTTCGACGAGCCGCAGAAGGAAGCAGAGGAAGAGGCAGTCACCGAGCTCGCCTTCAACCCGGCGCTTCTCAAGAAGGTCGACGAACTGGAACTTTCCGTCCGTTCGGCCAACTGCCTGAAGAACGACAACATCGTCTACATCGGCGACCTCATTCAGAAGACCGAAGCAGAAATGCTCCGCACGCCGAATTTTGGTCGCAAGTCGCTGAACGAAATCAAGGAAGTTCTCGCTTCCATGGGCCTGCACCTCGGCATGGAAGTGCCGTCCTGGCCGCCTGAGAACATCGAAGATCTCGCCAAGCGTTACGAAGACCAATACTAA
- the rpsM gene encoding 30S ribosomal protein S13, producing the protein MARIAGVNIPTAKRVVIALTYIHGIGPKFAQEIVEKVGIPADRRVHQLTDAEVLQIRETIDRDYQVEGDLRRDTSMNIKRLMDLGCYRGLRHRRSLPVRGQRTHTNARTRKGPAKAIAGKKK; encoded by the coding sequence GTGGCACGTATCGCTGGCGTCAACATCCCGACGGCAAAGCGCGTTGTTATCGCGCTGACCTACATTCACGGGATCGGACCGAAATTCGCACAGGAAATCGTCGAGAAGGTCGGTATTCCGGCTGATCGCCGCGTGCATCAGTTGACGGACGCTGAAGTTCTTCAGATCCGCGAAACGATCGACCGCGACTACCAGGTTGAAGGTGACCTGCGTCGCGACACGTCGATGAACATCAAGCGTCTGATGGACCTGGGCTGCTACCGCGGCCTGCGTCATCGCCGCAGCCTGCCGGTGCGCGGTCAGCGTACCCACACCAATGCCCGCACCCGCAAGGGTCCGGCAAAGGCGATCGCCGGTAAGAAGAAGTAA
- the rpsK gene encoding 30S ribosomal protein S11 translates to MAKEATRVRRRERKNITSGVAHVNSSFNNTMITITDAQGNAIAWSSAGAKGFKGSRKSTPFAAQIAAEDCAKKAQEHGMKSLEVEVCGPGSGRESALRALQAAGFMITSIRDVTPIPHNGCRPRKKRRV, encoded by the coding sequence ATGGCCAAGGAAGCCACCCGCGTTCGCCGTCGCGAACGCAAGAACATCACGTCTGGCGTCGCGCACGTCAATTCGTCGTTCAACAACACCATGATCACCATCACCGACGCACAGGGCAACGCAATTGCCTGGTCGTCTGCCGGTGCCAAGGGTTTCAAGGGCTCGCGTAAGTCGACCCCGTTTGCCGCTCAGATCGCCGCTGAAGACTGCGCCAAGAAGGCCCAGGAACACGGCATGAAGTCGCTTGAAGTTGAAGTTTGCGGTCCGGGTTCCGGCCGTGAATCCGCACTTCGCGCGCTGCAGGCTGCGGGCTTCATGATCACCTCGATCCGCGATGTGACCCCGATCCCGCACAACGGTTGCCGCCCGCGCAAGAAGCGCCGCGTCTGA
- the rplO gene encoding 50S ribosomal protein L15 translates to MKLNEIKDNEGSTKNRKRLGRGIGSGSGKTAGRGVKGQKARSGVAINGFEGGQMPIYRRLPKRGFNNIFASEFVVVSLGRIQTAIDAKKLDASKTVDAAALKAAGVIRREKDGVRVLADGELKAKISLEVAGASKPAIEKIEKAGGSIKLLSAAAE, encoded by the coding sequence ATGAAACTGAATGAAATCAAGGACAACGAAGGCTCGACCAAGAACCGCAAGCGTCTTGGCCGTGGCATCGGTTCCGGCTCCGGCAAGACTGCCGGTCGCGGTGTGAAGGGTCAGAAGGCTCGTTCGGGCGTTGCCATCAACGGCTTCGAAGGCGGCCAGATGCCAATCTACCGTCGTCTGCCGAAGCGCGGCTTCAACAACATCTTCGCTTCGGAGTTTGTTGTCGTGTCGCTCGGCCGCATCCAGACGGCTATCGACGCCAAGAAGCTTGACGCTTCGAAGACCGTCGATGCAGCAGCTCTCAAGGCTGCCGGCGTGATCCGTCGCGAAAAGGACGGCGTTCGCGTCCTGGCCGATGGCGAACTGAAGGCGAAGATCTCGCTCGAAGTTGCAGGTGCTTCCAAGCCGGCGATCGAAAAGATCGAAAAGGCTGGCGGCTCCATCAAGCTGCTTTCGGCTGCTGCCGAATAA
- the rpmD gene encoding 50S ribosomal protein L30, producing MAKKENAAKTVTVEQIGSPIRRPAVQRQTLIGLGLNKMHRVRTLEDTPAVRGMIRSVQHLVRVVDEK from the coding sequence ATGGCTAAGAAAGAAAACGCTGCGAAGACGGTTACCGTCGAGCAGATCGGTAGCCCCATTCGCCGTCCGGCCGTACAGCGTCAGACGCTCATCGGCCTGGGCCTCAACAAGATGCACCGGGTTCGCACGCTGGAAGATACCCCAGCTGTTCGCGGCATGATCCGGTCGGTCCAGCACCTCGTTCGCGTCGTCGACGAGAAGTGA
- the rplF gene encoding 50S ribosomal protein L6, producing the protein MSRIGKKPVQVPAGVTASVDGQKVTAKGPKGELFFVANDEVSVALEDNAVVVQPLNQSKDARSKWGMSRTMIENILKGVKDGYERKLEINGVGYRASLQGKNLQLALGFSHDVVYQTPEGITIAVPKPTEIVVSGINKQQVGQVAAEIREYRGPEPYKGKGVKYAGERIVRKEGKKK; encoded by the coding sequence ATGTCTCGTATCGGTAAAAAGCCCGTTCAAGTTCCTGCAGGCGTCACGGCAAGCGTTGATGGCCAGAAGGTAACGGCGAAGGGCCCTAAGGGCGAACTGTTCTTTGTTGCAAACGACGAAGTATCGGTAGCGCTCGAAGACAACGCGGTTGTTGTACAGCCGCTCAACCAGAGCAAGGATGCTCGTTCCAAGTGGGGCATGTCCCGCACGATGATCGAGAACATCCTGAAGGGTGTTAAGGACGGTTACGAGCGCAAGCTCGAAATCAACGGCGTTGGTTACCGCGCTTCGCTGCAGGGCAAGAACTTGCAGCTGGCACTCGGTTTCAGCCACGACGTGGTCTACCAGACGCCGGAAGGCATAACGATCGCTGTACCGAAGCCGACGGAAATCGTCGTCTCCGGCATCAACAAGCAGCAGGTCGGCCAGGTTGCAGCGGAAATCCGCGAATACCGCGGCCCCGAGCCCTACAAGGGCAAGGGCGTCAAGTATGCCGGCGAGCGGATTGTCCGCAAAGAAGGCAAGAAGAAGTAA
- the rplR gene encoding 50S ribosomal protein L18, producing the protein MASRKDTLVRRANRVRRQIKAVANGRPRLSVHRSSKNIYVQVIDDVAGKTLASASTLDTDLRSSLKTGADAAAAAAVGKLIAERAVKAGVKDVVFDRGAFIYHGRIKALAEAAREGGLNF; encoded by the coding sequence ATGGCTAGCAGGAAAGATACTCTTGTGCGTCGCGCCAACCGCGTGCGCCGTCAAATCAAGGCGGTCGCGAATGGCCGTCCGCGCCTGTCGGTTCATCGCTCGTCGAAGAACATCTACGTACAGGTTATCGACGACGTGGCCGGCAAGACGCTTGCGTCTGCCTCCACGCTCGACACCGATCTGCGTTCGTCTTTGAAGACGGGCGCTGACGCGGCAGCTGCTGCTGCCGTCGGCAAGCTCATCGCTGAGCGCGCCGTAAAGGCTGGCGTCAAGGACGTTGTCTTTGATCGTGGCGCCTTCATCTATCATGGTCGCATCAAGGCTTTGGCCGAAGCTGCACGTGAAGGTGGTCTGAACTTCTGA
- a CDS encoding adenylate kinase gives MRLIFLGPPGAGKGTQAKLLTERYGIPQLSTGDMLRAAVAQATDVGKRAKAVMDAGQLVSDAIVNEIVSDRIDAPDCANGFILDGYPRTVPQAVALGQMLKGKGLKLDAVIELKVDETALVKRMENRVAETIAAGGSVRSDDNPEAFKRRLTEYREKTAPLSEHYAGTGELKTVDGMADVDAVTAQIEKILA, from the coding sequence ATGAGACTGATTTTTTTGGGACCGCCCGGAGCTGGCAAGGGGACACAAGCCAAGCTTCTGACGGAGAGGTACGGTATTCCGCAGCTTTCCACAGGTGACATGCTGCGGGCGGCCGTCGCCCAGGCGACCGACGTCGGCAAGCGCGCCAAGGCTGTTATGGACGCCGGACAGCTCGTTTCTGATGCGATCGTCAACGAGATCGTGTCGGACCGGATCGACGCCCCGGATTGTGCCAACGGCTTTATCCTCGACGGATATCCGCGCACGGTCCCGCAGGCGGTCGCTCTCGGCCAGATGCTTAAAGGCAAGGGCTTGAAGCTCGATGCCGTGATCGAGCTCAAGGTCGACGAGACGGCGCTTGTAAAGCGTATGGAGAATCGCGTAGCGGAAACTATCGCTGCGGGCGGCTCGGTCAGATCGGACGATAATCCGGAAGCCTTCAAGCGTCGGCTGACGGAATATCGGGAAAAGACCGCACCTTTGTCGGAGCACTATGCCGGCACCGGTGAGCTTAAGACGGTCGACGGCATGGCCGATGTAGACGCCGTGACTGCACAGATCGAGAAGATTCTGGCCTAG
- the msrP gene encoding protein-methionine-sulfoxide reductase catalytic subunit MsrP yields the protein MPAYRPPRIASSEITPESCFLSRRAFLATTAGGLLIAGTGVGSVQAAALAAPKGRYTVEEDLTPEADVTGYNNFYEFGTGKADPAANSDTFKPTPWTVKVDGLVGKPKEFGLEELLALPIEERVYRMRCVEAWSMVIPWTGFPLAALLDKVEPLGNAKYVSFETVVRPEEMPGQSGFFQALPWPYREGLRLDEARHPLTILSVGVYGKTLPNQNGAPIRLVTPWKYGFKGIKSIVRISLTETPPPSTWNLSAPNEYGFYANVNPTVDHPRWSQATENRIGGGGFFGANRRDTLPFNGYAEEVAGLYAGMDLRANF from the coding sequence ATGCCGGCCTATCGTCCACCGAGAATCGCATCGTCCGAAATCACGCCGGAGAGCTGCTTTCTCTCGCGCCGCGCCTTTCTAGCGACGACGGCAGGTGGTTTGCTGATTGCAGGCACTGGCGTCGGTTCGGTCCAAGCGGCTGCACTCGCCGCACCCAAGGGCAGATACACCGTCGAGGAGGATCTGACGCCGGAGGCCGACGTCACCGGCTACAACAATTTTTATGAGTTCGGGACCGGCAAGGCCGATCCTGCGGCCAACTCGGATACCTTCAAACCGACCCCATGGACCGTGAAGGTCGATGGTCTTGTCGGCAAGCCGAAGGAATTCGGGTTGGAGGAGCTTCTGGCGCTTCCAATCGAGGAGCGTGTCTACCGGATGCGTTGCGTCGAAGCCTGGTCGATGGTCATTCCCTGGACCGGGTTCCCGCTCGCAGCCCTGCTCGACAAAGTCGAGCCACTCGGCAATGCGAAATATGTCTCATTCGAGACCGTGGTGCGCCCCGAGGAGATGCCCGGCCAATCAGGCTTCTTTCAGGCTTTGCCCTGGCCTTACCGCGAGGGTCTGCGCCTCGACGAGGCGCGCCATCCGCTCACCATTCTCTCGGTCGGCGTCTATGGCAAGACCCTGCCAAATCAGAACGGTGCGCCGATCCGACTGGTCACTCCTTGGAAGTATGGCTTCAAGGGTATCAAGTCGATCGTGCGAATCTCGTTGACGGAAACGCCGCCGCCTTCGACATGGAACCTGTCGGCACCCAATGAGTACGGCTTCTATGCGAATGTTAACCCGACCGTCGACCATCCACGCTGGAGCCAGGCGACCGAAAACAGGATCGGTGGCGGTGGTTTCTTCGGCGCCAACCGACGCGATACCCTGCCCTTCAATGGCTATGCGGAAGAAGTCGCCGGTCTCTATGCCGGCATGGACCTGAGAGCGAACTTCTAA
- a CDS encoding DegQ family serine endoprotease: MIFGSRALATLVLAVSLACPAMAQDAKVVPQSRTEMQLSFSPLVKQTANAVVNVYAERVVERRSVFSGDPFFEEFFGQRMPNRSEKQSSLGSGVIVGKNGIVVTNNHVIEGADDIKVALADGREYPCKIVLKDDRLDLAVLKIQSDGPFDIIPIGDSDAVEVGDIVLAIGNPFGVGQTVTSGIVSALARNQISSGDFGFFIQTDAAINPGNSGGGLIDMNGALIGINTAIFSKGGGSNGVGFAIPANLVKVFVASAEGGNGSFVRPFIGASFEPVTSEVAEALGLDRARGALVTAVVTDGPAASAGIKPGQVITAVNGIAVEHPDALGYRLTTVGIGHEARVTVSENGKPHDVSLKLDRAPETSPRDERLIEGRNPFAGAVVANLSPRLADELRMSTSLQGVVVTEINRGSPAARIGLAPKDIIRSVNGASIDSSKTLESVMAEGASFWRVEIERDGQIIRQFFR; the protein is encoded by the coding sequence ATGATCTTTGGTTCAAGGGCGCTTGCGACGCTCGTTCTCGCCGTCTCTCTCGCCTGTCCGGCAATGGCCCAGGATGCGAAGGTCGTGCCCCAGTCGCGCACCGAGATGCAGCTTTCCTTCTCGCCTCTGGTCAAGCAGACGGCGAATGCGGTCGTCAACGTCTATGCCGAGCGCGTGGTCGAGCGCCGGTCGGTCTTCTCGGGCGATCCCTTCTTCGAAGAGTTCTTCGGGCAGCGCATGCCGAACCGCAGCGAGAAGCAGTCGTCGCTCGGATCCGGCGTGATCGTCGGCAAGAACGGCATCGTCGTTACCAATAACCACGTCATAGAAGGCGCCGACGATATCAAGGTGGCGCTTGCCGATGGCCGCGAATATCCCTGCAAGATCGTGCTCAAGGATGACCGCCTCGATCTTGCGGTCCTGAAGATCCAGTCCGATGGTCCGTTCGACATCATCCCGATCGGCGATTCCGATGCGGTCGAGGTCGGCGATATCGTTCTGGCGATCGGCAATCCCTTCGGCGTCGGGCAGACGGTGACGAGCGGCATCGTTTCCGCGCTCGCCCGCAATCAGATTTCGTCGGGCGATTTCGGCTTCTTCATCCAGACGGACGCCGCCATCAACCCCGGCAATTCCGGCGGTGGCCTGATCGACATGAACGGTGCGCTGATCGGCATCAATACCGCGATTTTCTCCAAGGGCGGCGGCTCGAACGGCGTCGGCTTTGCCATCCCTGCCAATCTGGTAAAGGTGTTTGTCGCCTCCGCCGAGGGCGGCAATGGCTCCTTCGTGCGTCCGTTCATCGGCGCGTCCTTCGAGCCCGTGACCTCAGAAGTCGCGGAAGCTCTTGGCCTTGATCGCGCTCGCGGCGCGCTTGTCACCGCCGTCGTCACCGACGGGCCCGCAGCCTCAGCTGGCATCAAGCCGGGGCAGGTGATCACAGCGGTCAACGGCATCGCCGTGGAACATCCCGATGCCCTCGGCTACCGCCTGACCACGGTCGGTATTGGCCACGAGGCCCGCGTCACCGTTTCCGAAAACGGCAAACCGCACGATGTCAGCCTGAAGCTCGACCGTGCACCGGAGACGTCGCCCCGCGACGAGCGCCTCATCGAGGGCCGCAATCCGTTTGCCGGTGCGGTCGTAGCCAATCTCTCTCCCCGATTGGCCGACGAACTGCGCATGTCGACCTCGCTGCAGGGTGTCGTCGTTACCGAGATCAACCGTGGCTCGCCCGCCGCGCGCATCGGACTGGCGCCGAAGGATATTATCCGCTCCGTCAACGGCGCGTCGATCGACAGTTCGAAGACATTGGAGAGCGTGATGGCCGAGGGTGCCTCCTTCTGGCGCGTCGAAATCGAGCGCGATGGCCAGATCATTCGTCAGTTCTTCCGATGA
- the msrQ gene encoding protein-methionine-sulfoxide reductase heme-binding subunit MsrQ yields MPKLPALPKRFHSASVWGLYGLGLCPALAAFYLGATGRLPGNPVKEFEHLLGIWALRFLVATLAITPIRDIFGVNWLRYRRALGLLAFYYVVMHFLAYFLLDQVLNIPAIIADIARRPFITIGMAGLLMLIPLALTSNNWSIRRLGSKWNQLHKLAYVIAAAGALHFAMSVKVVGLEQMTYLALVTLLLCWRLVRKPYLKRKRQVANRPIRTAETEKAAG; encoded by the coding sequence ATGCCCAAGCTGCCCGCCCTGCCGAAACGCTTTCACTCCGCGTCCGTCTGGGGATTGTACGGGCTGGGCCTCTGTCCGGCCCTTGCCGCCTTTTACCTCGGCGCCACCGGACGCCTGCCTGGAAACCCCGTCAAGGAATTCGAGCACCTGCTCGGCATCTGGGCGCTGCGCTTTCTGGTCGCCACGCTGGCGATCACCCCCATCCGCGATATCTTCGGCGTCAACTGGCTGCGCTACCGGCGCGCACTCGGGCTGCTGGCGTTCTACTATGTGGTGATGCACTTCCTGGCCTATTTCCTGCTCGACCAGGTCCTGAACATCCCCGCCATCATCGCCGACATCGCCCGGCGCCCGTTCATCACCATCGGAATGGCCGGGCTGCTGATGCTCATCCCCCTGGCGCTGACATCCAACAATTGGTCGATCCGTAGGCTCGGCAGCAAATGGAACCAGTTGCACAAGCTTGCCTATGTGATCGCCGCGGCGGGAGCGCTGCATTTCGCCATGTCAGTCAAGGTGGTCGGCCTCGAGCAGATGACCTATCTGGCTTTGGTCACCTTGCTCCTTTGCTGGCGCCTGGTGCGCAAGCCCTATCTGAAGCGTAAACGGCAGGTCGCCAACCGACCGATCCGGACAGCGGAAACAGAAAAAGCGGCCGGGTGA
- the rplQ gene encoding 50S ribosomal protein L17, which translates to MRHGKAGRKLNRTASHRKAMFANMAASLIEHEQIVTTLPKAKEIRPIVEKLVTLGKRGDLHARRQAISQIRDAAVVSKLFDTIASRYATRNGGYLRIMKAGFRQGDNAALAVIEFVDRDTDAKGAKDRARVAAEADAAEAA; encoded by the coding sequence ATGCGCCACGGTAAAGCCGGCCGCAAGCTGAATAGAACCGCCAGCCACCGCAAGGCGATGTTTGCCAACATGGCAGCTTCGCTGATCGAGCACGAGCAGATCGTTACGACCCTGCCGAAGGCTAAGGAAATCCGCCCGATCGTTGAAAAGCTCGTCACTCTCGGCAAGCGCGGCGACCTGCATGCTCGTCGTCAGGCGATCTCGCAGATCCGCGACGCCGCTGTCGTTTCGAAGCTGTTCGACACGATCGCATCGCGTTACGCCACCCGCAACGGCGGCTACCTGCGTATCATGAAGGCTGGTTTCCGCCAGGGCGACAACGCTGCTCTCGCCGTCATCGAATTCGTTGACCGCGACACCGATGCAAAGGGTGCGAAGGATCGCGCTCGCGTCGCAGCTGAAGCTGACGCCGCAGAAGCAGCCTGA